GGTGGGCGGCGTTATCTGGCCGTTCATTCGTATCGGTTCGATGTTCGTGGCTGCGCCGATCTTCGGCGCCGGCAGCGTGCCGGTGCGGGTACGGCTGGCCTTGGCGCTGGTGCTGGCGTGGGCGCTGCAACCGTACCTGCCATCGGTTCCGCCCATCGACCCGGTGAGCCTGGAAGGTCTGCTGGTCAGCGCTTCGCAAGTGCTCATCGGCATTGTCATGGGCTTTATTCTACAGATGGTGTTCAGCGCCATGGTGCTGGCCGGGCAGGCGATCGCGCTGAGTATGGGGCTGGGTTTCGCGGTGTTCGTGGACCCGCAGAGCGGCGCACAAGTGCCGACGGTCAGCCAGATTTACGTCATTCTGGCGACTTTGTTGTTTTTGAGCATGAACGGACAGTTGATGCTCATCGATATGCTGGTGCGCAGCTTCCGGCTGATGCCGGTCGGGCCACTGATGTTGAGCAACAATGCTCTGTGGGAGATCGTTACCTGGGGCGGCACCATGTATGCGGCAGCCATGCTGGTGGCTTTGCCTGCTGTCGCTGCGCTCATGCTGGTCAACCTGGCCTTTGGCGTGATCACCCGCGCCGCGCCGCAACTGAATATCTTCGCGGTGGGCTTTCCGCTGACCCTGATGCTGGGTCTCGTCTTGATCATGTTCAGTCTTCCGACTGTTTTGCCGCGTTTCACGGCGCTGTTCACGCAGTCGTTCACTTTGATGTTCAGCGTGCTGGGAGGGCATTGAATGGCTGCCGGCGATGACTTTCAGGAACGCACGGAACAGGCGACTCCCAAACGCCTGCGCGAGGCGCGGGAGAAGGGCCAGGTTCCGCGCTCGCGCGAACTCAGCACTATGGCTGTGGTGCTGGCGGCAGCGGGTGGGTTGTTGATCTTCGGGCCGCATCTGGCGCAAGGATTGCTCGCTCAGATGCGTGATGGCTTGAGCCTGAATCGTGGCATGGTGACGCATTCGGATCTGTTGATTCCGGCCTTGTTCGAGGCTATACGCAACGCACTCTGGCTGGTGACGCCCTTGCTGGCGCTGTTGGTCGTGGCCTCACTGCTGGCTTCGGTCGCTCTTGGTGGCTTGAATTTCAGCATCCAGTCTCTGGCGTTCAAGCCGGAGCGCCTCGACCCGCTAAAAGGTCTGGGGCGCGTGTTTTCGGCCAATGGCCTGATGGAGCTGGTCAAGGCGCTGGTCAAGTTCCTGCTGGTTGGCGGTCTGGCCGTGCTGCTGTTGTGGTACGACGCC
This genomic stretch from Acidihalobacter ferrooxydans harbors:
- the fliR gene encoding flagellar biosynthetic protein FliR, which encodes MLTLTTNEVTSWVGGVIWPFIRIGSMFVAAPIFGAGSVPVRVRLALALVLAWALQPYLPSVPPIDPVSLEGLLVSASQVLIGIVMGFILQMVFSAMVLAGQAIALSMGLGFAVFVDPQSGAQVPTVSQIYVILATLLFLSMNGQLMLIDMLVRSFRLMPVGPLMLSNNALWEIVTWGGTMYAAAMLVALPAVAALMLVNLAFGVITRAAPQLNIFAVGFPLTLMLGLVLIMFSLPTVLPRFTALFTQSFTLMFSVLGGH